The following proteins are co-located in the Komagataeibacter sp. FNDCF1 genome:
- a CDS encoding aromatic ring-hydroxylating dioxygenase subunit alpha, translating to MTAMPTTAPATDQLPRNCTFEPDDWKILARFWYPVALERDIGDRPVAAMLLDEPLVVYRAGEDIVVAHDLCPHRGVPLSLGSGDGTGIACAYHGFRFGAAGRCVRIPAHPDNAIPSRMNLRTYPVVRRYGLVWTCLRPDGQWPRDAATISASADIPLMPHWNDAGFQQIVCPSIDIHGFAGRQMEGFLDVAHFAFVHTATFADANNPVVPAYRPVRTDKGFEVEYRSTVSNYPIGLADRGRPGFEWLRHFRTHLPFTATLTIHFPDDGRLVIMNAAAPVSARITRLFVPICRNFDTDQPVQDVYDFNRRVFEEDKAIVESQKPECLPLDPKLEAHVPADRSSIAYRRGLRDLGLSRFFIS from the coding sequence CCCTGTCGCCCTTGAGCGTGACATCGGGGACAGACCGGTCGCGGCCATGCTGCTGGATGAACCGCTGGTGGTCTATCGCGCGGGAGAGGACATTGTCGTCGCGCATGACCTGTGCCCCCATCGGGGCGTGCCACTCAGCCTGGGGTCGGGTGATGGCACGGGCATCGCCTGTGCCTATCACGGTTTCCGCTTCGGGGCGGCGGGGCGCTGCGTGCGTATTCCCGCGCATCCCGATAACGCCATCCCGTCCAGGATGAACCTGCGGACGTATCCCGTTGTCAGACGCTACGGGCTGGTATGGACCTGCCTGCGGCCGGATGGCCAGTGGCCACGGGATGCCGCCACGATATCCGCCAGTGCCGACATTCCCCTCATGCCACACTGGAATGACGCGGGCTTCCAGCAGATCGTATGTCCGTCCATCGACATCCACGGATTTGCCGGGCGGCAGATGGAGGGCTTTCTTGATGTTGCCCATTTCGCCTTCGTGCATACCGCAACCTTCGCCGATGCCAACAACCCGGTCGTGCCCGCCTACAGGCCGGTACGGACGGACAAGGGGTTTGAAGTGGAATACCGCAGCACCGTGAGCAACTACCCCATAGGGCTGGCCGACCGGGGGCGCCCCGGGTTTGAATGGCTGCGTCATTTCCGCACCCACCTGCCCTTTACCGCCACCCTGACCATTCATTTCCCCGATGACGGGCGGCTGGTGATCATGAATGCGGCCGCACCGGTTTCGGCACGGATCACACGTCTGTTCGTGCCCATCTGCCGCAATTTCGATACCGACCAGCCGGTGCAGGACGTATATGACTTCAACCGGCGCGTGTTCGAGGAAGACAAGGCCATTGTCGAATCCCAGAAGCCGGAATGCCTGCCCCTTGACCCGAAACTGGAAGCCCATGTCCCTGCCGACCGCAGTTCCATAGCCTACCGCCGGGGGCTGCGTGACCTTGGGCTGAGCCGCTTCTTCATTTCCTGA
- a CDS encoding aldehyde dehydrogenase family protein codes for MSVDSLTAAPPFKSRYGNYIGGKWVAPVDGHYLTNTSPVDGRVLCEVPASTAADVELALDAAHKAKAAWGEMAPADRALILLKAADIMEKNLDLLARAETWDNGKPIRETLTADIPLAIDHFRYFAGCIRAQEGTLSEIDATTIAYHFHEPLGVVAQIIPWNFPLLMGSWKLAPALVAGNCVVMKPAESTPASMLVLMELIGDLFPPGTLNIVNGLGRDVGAALSNSDRIAKIAFTGSTPTGKMIAHAAAEHLIPATLELGGKSPNIFFADIMDKDDDYLDKAIEGFTMFALNQGQICSCPSRALVHESIYEKFMERTLPRIKAIRQGNPLDPNTMMGAQNSHGHQEKILSYIDIGKGEGAQLLTGGGRPDLGGDLNNGCYVQPTVFKGDNKMRIFQEEIFGPVLAVTTFKTEEEALAIANDTPFGLGSGVWSRDANTCYRMGRGLEAGRVWINCYHVYPAHAAFGGYKKSGIGRETHKMVLEHYQQTKNMLVSYSEKKRGFF; via the coding sequence ATGTCAGTAGACAGCCTTACGGCGGCCCCGCCGTTCAAGTCCCGCTATGGCAACTATATTGGCGGCAAATGGGTGGCCCCCGTTGATGGTCATTACCTGACCAATACCTCCCCCGTGGATGGCCGCGTGCTGTGCGAAGTGCCTGCTTCCACCGCAGCCGACGTGGAACTGGCACTGGATGCCGCGCACAAGGCCAAGGCCGCATGGGGTGAGATGGCGCCGGCCGACCGCGCGCTGATCCTGCTCAAGGCAGCGGACATCATGGAGAAGAACCTTGATCTTCTCGCCCGCGCCGAGACATGGGACAACGGCAAGCCCATCCGCGAGACGCTGACCGCCGACATCCCGCTGGCCATCGACCATTTCCGTTACTTCGCCGGCTGCATCCGTGCGCAGGAAGGCACGCTGAGCGAGATCGACGCCACCACCATCGCCTACCATTTCCACGAACCGCTAGGCGTCGTGGCCCAGATCATTCCGTGGAACTTCCCGCTGCTGATGGGTTCGTGGAAGCTGGCCCCCGCACTGGTCGCCGGTAACTGCGTGGTCATGAAGCCCGCCGAAAGCACGCCCGCTTCCATGCTGGTGCTGATGGAACTGATCGGTGACCTGTTCCCGCCCGGCACGCTGAACATCGTCAACGGCCTGGGCCGCGACGTGGGCGCCGCCCTGTCCAACAGCGACCGCATTGCCAAGATCGCCTTCACCGGTTCCACCCCGACCGGCAAGATGATCGCGCATGCTGCCGCCGAACACCTGATCCCGGCAACGCTGGAACTGGGTGGCAAGTCGCCGAACATCTTCTTTGCCGACATCATGGACAAGGATGACGATTACCTGGACAAGGCGATCGAAGGCTTCACCATGTTCGCGCTCAACCAGGGCCAGATCTGCTCCTGCCCCAGCCGTGCGCTGGTGCATGAATCGATCTACGAGAAGTTCATGGAACGCACCCTGCCCCGCATCAAGGCGATCCGCCAGGGCAACCCGCTGGACCCCAACACCATGATGGGTGCCCAGAACTCCCACGGTCATCAGGAAAAGATCCTGTCCTACATCGATATCGGCAAGGGCGAAGGCGCCCAGCTGCTGACCGGTGGCGGCCGTCCCGACCTTGGTGGCGACCTGAACAACGGGTGCTACGTGCAGCCGACCGTGTTCAAGGGCGACAACAAGATGCGCATCTTCCAGGAAGAAATCTTTGGCCCGGTTCTGGCCGTGACCACCTTCAAGACGGAAGAAGAAGCGCTGGCCATCGCCAACGACACCCCCTTCGGCCTTGGCTCGGGTGTGTGGAGCCGCGATGCCAACACCTGCTACCGCATGGGCCGCGGGCTTGAAGCGGGTCGCGTATGGATCAACTGCTACCATGTCTATCCCGCGCATGCGGCATTTGGTGGCTACAAGAAGTCCGGCATCGGACGCGAGACCCACAAGATGGTGCTCGAACACTACCAGCAGACCAAGAACATGCTGGTCAGCTACAGCGAGAAGAAGCGCGGCTTCTTTTGA
- a CDS encoding NAD(P)/FAD-dependent oxidoreductase, which yields MAQKFRVVIVGGGVAGLALATRLGNSIGKSGRAEITLVDKSFAHVWKPMLHCFAAGTAANENDRISFLSQASRHHFEFWPGEISGMDRTAKTITLAPVVEPTGEVILDERKLQYDALVLSIGSRANDFGTPGVAEHCLFIDNLVEANGFNERFRMELLKAFGNNEELDIAIVGGGATGTQLAAELHKALDLASLYSFGKKPPKLKITLLEAGPRILPAFPEAVSAAAQKELEAIGVTVQTSAMVSGADEKGFMLKDGTRIPATLRVWAAGVKAPDVTRKFGELKLSRSGQLEVRPTLQLVEDDNIFAMGDCAFIAEKPVAPTAQAARQQAHHLARHIPAWINGRPLPAFAFHNKGAVVALGDYNGWGTFPGGKVFGGGWLRGISARMVHLMLYRQHQFELYGTFRGLMSCLVDWLDVFVRPSVRLD from the coding sequence ATGGCACAAAAGTTTCGGGTCGTTATCGTTGGGGGGGGCGTAGCCGGACTGGCGCTGGCTACCCGGCTGGGCAATTCCATCGGCAAGTCGGGGCGTGCGGAAATCACGCTGGTCGACAAGAGCTTCGCCCATGTCTGGAAGCCCATGCTGCACTGCTTTGCCGCAGGCACGGCCGCCAACGAAAATGACCGCATCAGCTTCCTCTCGCAGGCCAGTCGCCACCATTTCGAATTCTGGCCCGGTGAGATCTCGGGCATGGACCGCACGGCCAAGACCATTACACTTGCCCCCGTTGTCGAGCCCACGGGCGAAGTCATACTGGATGAGCGCAAGCTGCAGTATGACGCGCTGGTCCTGTCGATTGGCAGCCGCGCGAATGATTTCGGCACCCCCGGCGTGGCCGAGCACTGCCTGTTCATTGACAACCTTGTCGAGGCCAACGGCTTCAACGAGCGTTTCCGCATGGAACTGCTCAAGGCGTTTGGCAATAACGAGGAACTGGACATCGCCATTGTCGGCGGCGGCGCCACCGGCACGCAGCTTGCGGCCGAACTGCACAAGGCGCTGGATCTTGCCTCGCTCTACAGCTTCGGCAAGAAGCCGCCCAAGCTGAAGATCACCCTGCTTGAGGCAGGGCCGCGCATCCTGCCCGCCTTCCCCGAAGCCGTTTCCGCCGCGGCACAGAAAGAACTGGAAGCAATCGGGGTGACCGTGCAGACATCGGCCATGGTCAGTGGCGCGGATGAAAAGGGTTTCATGCTCAAGGATGGCACGCGCATCCCCGCCACGCTGCGCGTCTGGGCCGCAGGCGTGAAGGCACCCGATGTCACGCGCAAATTCGGTGAGCTGAAGCTTTCACGCTCCGGCCAGCTTGAAGTGCGCCCCACACTGCAGCTGGTAGAAGATGACAACATCTTCGCCATGGGTGACTGCGCCTTCATTGCCGAAAAGCCTGTTGCCCCGACCGCGCAGGCCGCACGCCAGCAGGCGCACCATCTGGCCCGCCATATTCCCGCATGGATCAATGGCCGGCCGCTGCCAGCCTTCGCCTTTCATAACAAGGGCGCGGTGGTGGCACTGGGTGACTATAACGGCTGGGGCACGTTCCCCGGTGGCAAGGTATTCGGTGGTGGCTGGCTGCGTGGCATCAGCGCGCGCATGGTCCATCTCATGCTGTACCGCCAGCACCAGTTCGAACTTTACGGCACGTTCCGTGGCCTGATGTCGTGCTTGGTGGACTGGCTGGATGTATTTGTCCGCCCCTCCGTCCGGCTGGACTGA
- a CDS encoding molybdopterin-binding protein has translation MKVSARNQLSGRITKIVKGATTSHVSIDIGGSTITASITNEAVDDLNLKVGEAATAIIKASDVMVGV, from the coding sequence ATGAAAGTCAGCGCACGTAACCAGCTTTCGGGCCGGATCACCAAGATTGTAAAGGGTGCGACGACATCCCACGTCAGCATCGATATCGGCGGCAGTACCATCACGGCTTCCATCACCAATGAAGCGGTGGATGACCTGAATCTCAAGGTCGGCGAGGCCGCCACCGCAATCATCAAGGCATCTGACGTCATGGTGGGTGTCTGA
- a CDS encoding GAF domain-containing protein translates to MAAPTSRLTPADLAPGVASLLAGETDLIANMANIAALVYEALPDVNWAGFYLWKEGELVLGPFQGRVACTRIAAGKGVCGTAARDRVTLVVPDVHAFPGHIACDAASASEIVVPILVGDRLLGVLDIDSPRRERFTLADQTMVEAIVALLVRSIPA, encoded by the coding sequence ATGGCTGCCCCCACCTCGCGCCTGACCCCCGCTGACCTGGCACCAGGTGTTGCGTCCCTGCTGGCTGGCGAGACGGACCTGATTGCCAACATGGCGAATATTGCTGCCCTTGTGTATGAGGCCCTGCCGGATGTGAACTGGGCAGGCTTCTATTTGTGGAAGGAAGGCGAACTGGTGCTCGGCCCGTTCCAGGGGCGGGTGGCGTGCACGCGCATCGCAGCAGGCAAAGGCGTATGCGGAACCGCCGCGCGGGACCGGGTAACGCTGGTCGTGCCCGATGTGCACGCCTTTCCCGGCCATATCGCCTGTGACGCGGCATCCGCCTCGGAAATCGTGGTGCCCATACTGGTGGGAGATCGCTTGCTGGGGGTGCTGGATATCGACAGTCCGCGCCGGGAACGCTTCACCCTGGCCGACCAGACCATGGTGGAGGCAATCGTGGCCTTGCTGGTGCGGTCCATTCCCGCATGA
- a CDS encoding NAD(P)H-dependent oxidoreductase, producing the protein MKKLLLLNGGKAFGHSHGRLNATLHDIALEQLSLAGFALRATTIDAGYDVAHEVDSYLWADAVIYQFPGWWMGEPWIVKRYMDEVLTAGHGILYANDGRSRAHPERKYGSGGLSQGKRYMISTTWNAPEDAFTDPGQFFEGKGIDGVFFPFHKAHAFLGMTALPTFMANNVIKAPSVEATTARYRTHLAQVFGQAE; encoded by the coding sequence ATGAAAAAACTTTTGCTTCTTAATGGCGGAAAGGCATTTGGCCATTCACATGGGCGGCTGAACGCCACATTGCATGACATCGCTCTCGAACAGCTTTCCCTTGCCGGTTTTGCGCTGCGCGCCACAACCATTGATGCAGGCTATGACGTAGCGCACGAAGTCGACAGCTATCTGTGGGCCGATGCCGTCATTTACCAGTTCCCCGGATGGTGGATGGGTGAACCATGGATTGTAAAACGGTACATGGATGAAGTCCTGACCGCGGGTCATGGCATCCTGTATGCCAATGATGGCCGCTCGCGCGCCCATCCCGAGCGGAAATACGGTTCGGGCGGCCTGTCACAGGGCAAGCGTTACATGATCTCGACCACATGGAACGCCCCGGAAGATGCCTTTACCGATCCCGGCCAGTTTTTTGAAGGCAAGGGCATTGATGGTGTCTTCTTTCCCTTTCACAAGGCGCATGCCTTCCTGGGCATGACGGCACTGCCCACCTTCATGGCCAACAATGTCATCAAGGCCCCGTCGGTCGAGGCAACGACCGCCCGGTACCGTACCCATCTGGCCCAGGTTTTCGGCCAGGCGGAATAG
- a CDS encoding Crp/Fnr family transcriptional regulator: protein MSASVIFALTPADRSALMAIGEAMDVRAGTKLFRQGDASTHMYMVENGVVRISHDLLDGKRQVLAFRWADDVFGIARDGRYSNNADMLGQGSIVRFQTGKLHTLLLSRPDMQNRFLLRATAEISLQQHRIILMAKYDVVTKVVAFLLECCSNSRCFDPQTRIMKLPMSRPDIADYMGVATESVSRALGILERRKIIHRRDMHHLTIDLPRLRESAQM from the coding sequence TGGTGAAGCCATGGATGTCAGGGCGGGTACCAAGCTTTTCCGGCAGGGAGATGCCAGTACCCATATGTACATGGTTGAAAATGGCGTCGTGCGCATATCCCACGACCTGCTGGATGGGAAGCGGCAGGTACTGGCCTTCCGCTGGGCAGATGATGTGTTTGGCATAGCCCGGGACGGGCGCTATTCCAATAATGCCGATATGCTGGGGCAGGGGAGCATCGTGCGTTTCCAGACCGGGAAGCTGCATACGCTGCTCCTGTCGCGGCCGGACATGCAGAACAGGTTCCTGCTCAGGGCGACAGCCGAAATCAGCCTGCAGCAGCATCGCATCATCCTGATGGCCAAATATGACGTGGTGACGAAAGTGGTTGCCTTCCTGCTGGAATGCTGCAGCAACAGCCGGTGTTTCGACCCGCAGACCCGGATCATGAAACTGCCCATGAGCCGCCCCGACATCGCGGATTACATGGGTGTTGCAACCGAAAGTGTCAGCCGGGCGCTGGGTATTCTGGAGCGCAGGAAAATCATCCATCGACGCGACATGCATCATCTGACCATCGACCTGCCGCGACTGCGTGAAAGTGCGCAGATGTAA